The genomic stretch TTTATTCACCCTCTTTACAGGGAGTCTGTTTTTGGGCAAGCTGATCTTCAGCACAAGCCTTGTCCTGCTGATGCTTTCCCTTATTCTCTCATTTTGGGAAATCCTCTTATCAGTGCAGGCTCTTGAACTGCAACTCAGTGATATAGAAAAACACCTACCCAAGAAAAACTATTCCTTTCCCAACGGCAAGAACATTACCACCAGGTTTCGCAAAAAAACAAAAGAAGAATAGGAGGACAGCACGATGGAACATTTTGGAGGCGACAAGAAAGTCGGCCATTCACTCTTGACCGGCCCGGAAACACGATTAAAGAACTGGGCAATCCCGAAGATTTCGCCCGAAATTGAAACCTACCACCTCACCCTCACCACCCTGCTCTGGAGCTTCATCAACATCCTGATCGGTTTTGAGGCAAAAGGACATCTCAGCCTGCTCTGGCTGGTCTCCCTGATGATCCTGCTTCAGTACCTCACGGACCTCTTCGACGGCGAGTTAGGGCGTCAGCGGGACACCGGCCTGATCAAATGGGGCTTTTACATGGACCATTTCCTGGACTACATCTTTCTCTGCTCCCTGGTCTTTGTCGGCTATATGATCTCGCCTGCGGGCCTGGAGATCTGGTATTTTGCCCTGCTGGTCATCTTGGGCGGCTTCATGGTTAACTCCTTCCTGGCCTTTGGCGCCACCAATGAATTTCAGATCTACCATTACGGCATGGGCCCCACCGAGATGCGGGTTGTCTTTATCCTGATCAACACCTTTATTGTCTTCTTCGGTACGAGCTCGTTCGATATCCTCCTGCCCGTAATCGTTATTCTCTGTTGTATCGGCTTAGTGATCAACACCTTGCAGGTACAGAGGAGATTATGGAAGCATGATATGCAAGTCAAAATGATGTTCAAGGAAAAAGAAGAAGCATGACAAGGTTGTTCCATAAGCACAAACGACAACTTATTATCCTGGCTGGATGTGCTATGTTCTTCTTCCAGATGTCTGAGATATCTTCCTGGGCCGCTTCTCCAGCGCCGAGTTCTGCAAAAGCAGGCGCTGCAATCAGCCTGAATGCCCAGGAACAACAGACTGTGCATGAGCAAGAGATCGTTGTCCGGGAGCGCCCCACCAATGGTAAGCCGGGAAAGGCCTTTGAGGCCGTGGGTATCATGGAGGCCAAGCACGAGGTCATCCGGGATATTATTATGGATTATCCAAGCTACCCGGATTTCATGCCCAATGTCAGCCGTATTGAGATCCTTGCGCAGGATGAGAACACAGCCCTGCTCAACCAGACCCTTTCCCTGCCCCTGGGCAAGATCAAAAAATACCGAATCAAACTGGAGGCGTCAGAGCCTGATGAGCAGACTTCGCTGATTCAATGGCAGCTCCAACCGTGGCCCGAACTCAAACCGGAAGAGACCATCCGGGATACCGCTGGGTTTTGGCGTATTGAAGAGCTGGATGCCACGCATTCGCTGGTGCAGTACCATGTCTACACAGATCCGGGTAAGATTCCCTTTGGCCTCGGCTGGATTGTTGATCTCCTCAGTAAGGACTCGGTGCCTGAGGTGTTGCTGAAGACAAAGGAGCGGGCGAAAAAGGTCAGTGCGTTGCTGAAAGGGGCAAGGGGAATAGATCATGATGACTGAGGAAATCCGAGATCGAAATATTTATGCTGTGGTCTTAAAACATTACCCGGCGGTGCAGGCGGTGTATTTATTCGGCTCAATGGCAACCGGAGAAGAACGACCGGACAGCGATGCGGATATCGGGCTTTTGCTGCCCATTGCAGAGGCAAAGAAAAGGGGGGCCTTGTTGCTCTCGCCCTGCGCCTTTGAACTTGCCGACCAGCTCGGACGGGACGTGGATCTCCTCAACCTACGCCAGGTGTCCACGGTGATGCAGCATCAGGTGGTGAGCTATGGCAGGCTGCTGCATGTTGGGGATGAATATGGCCAGCAGGAATTTGAGATGCTCACCCTCTCCTTTTATCAAAAATTGAATGAGGAGCGGGCAGAAATTTTAGAGGATTTTTACCAAACCAAGAGGGCCTATCGTGTATGAATGATGTCATTATCAACAAAATACAGTCCATTCAGCGTTGCGTGTTTCGAGCGCGAGAGGAATACGGTTTTAACCCGGACGGATTTGCTGAGGATTTCAGTCGACAGGATGCAGCCATCCTTAATGTGATCCGGGCATGCGAACAGGCTATTGACTTGGCTAATCATCTGGTTCGGCAACTCAAACTGGGGATCCCAACGAGCAGTCGGGATAGTTTTCAACGGCTCGGTGAGCAGGGGATTATTGATCGAGAACTAGCGGAATCCCTTGGCAGGATGGCCCATTTTCGAAATTTTGCTGTGCATCAGTATGAGAAGATCGACATCAACGTTGTCTGTGAGATAATCAGCAAAAAGCTTGAGGAGCTGATTCGGTTTGGGGATGCGGTTATGGAGTATTTTGCTGATTAACGGTATACATACAAAATGAGTTTACTTGAAAAGCAGATAGTTGACAGCGTTCAGTCTGGAACTTTTTTAGAGGTTGTTCATCGCATTTATCGGGACAACTTTGATGAAAAAGAAATGATCGGCAAAGAGGTCGCAGCCCTCCATAATGCAGGAAAGATTGATATAATA from Candidatus Electrothrix communis encodes the following:
- a CDS encoding SRPBCC family protein encodes the protein MTRLFHKHKRQLIILAGCAMFFFQMSEISSWAASPAPSSAKAGAAISLNAQEQQTVHEQEIVVRERPTNGKPGKAFEAVGIMEAKHEVIRDIIMDYPSYPDFMPNVSRIEILAQDENTALLNQTLSLPLGKIKKYRIKLEASEPDEQTSLIQWQLQPWPELKPEETIRDTAGFWRIEELDATHSLVQYHVYTDPGKIPFGLGWIVDLLSKDSVPEVLLKTKERAKKVSALLKGARGIDHDD
- a CDS encoding nucleotidyltransferase domain-containing protein, which codes for MMTEEIRDRNIYAVVLKHYPAVQAVYLFGSMATGEERPDSDADIGLLLPIAEAKKRGALLLSPCAFELADQLGRDVDLLNLRQVSTVMQHQVVSYGRLLHVGDEYGQQEFEMLTLSFYQKLNEERAEILEDFYQTKRAYRV
- a CDS encoding DUF86 domain-containing protein is translated as MNDVIINKIQSIQRCVFRAREEYGFNPDGFAEDFSRQDAAILNVIRACEQAIDLANHLVRQLKLGIPTSSRDSFQRLGEQGIIDRELAESLGRMAHFRNFAVHQYEKIDINVVCEIISKKLEELIRFGDAVMEYFAD